In one window of Corynebacterium mycetoides DNA:
- a CDS encoding ABC-F family ATP-binding cassette domain-containing protein, which yields MVAALHIGLDGISYTYPGGRRVLTDISFAVPSGSVTGLIGENGAGKSTLLGVITGLLRPDAGTLITPLATGFIAQETSLPFTEPASSLIDAAVHELRSVERDITVFSERMAAEPDNATLAADFDRALSRAENSGVWELDARIATVLAGLGLSNVALSTPLGEMSGGQRRRFALAALLLRPVDAMVLDEPTNHLDDEAVDFLVDELRAFAGPVLVASHDRYFLDQACDGLVDLDPSLGPEGGFGEGTRQGARFTGSFSDYLTARTKLRERWASDYAAQEHERARLAAAAEQGADDIFHSQASKSETRSSAKFYADRAAKTVGNRRRSAVSRLDALERAEIPAPPEPLTFRGVPPHAVTSLGLPAVVATRLSVPGRLAPLDLKVQPGEQLLIEGPNGSGKSTFLKILDGELTDFAGELVMPEEMTVARLEQDDTWEDLSRTAEDVFDSLVPPGTPTLVEMGLMSEEQAATALGDLSLGQRRRVSLGVILASPPDLLLLDEPTNHISLVLAEELETALLDFEGTVVITSHDRWLRRRWRDRIARGDSRARVVRLSTLWEQEEWRE from the coding sequence GTGGTCGCCGCCCTACACATTGGCCTCGACGGCATCTCGTACACCTACCCCGGCGGCCGGCGCGTGCTCACCGACATCTCCTTCGCCGTCCCCTCCGGCTCAGTCACGGGCCTGATCGGGGAAAACGGGGCGGGCAAATCCACCCTCCTCGGCGTCATCACCGGGCTGCTGCGGCCCGACGCGGGCACGCTCATCACCCCGCTCGCCACCGGGTTCATCGCCCAGGAGACCTCCCTGCCGTTTACCGAGCCCGCGTCCTCGCTTATCGACGCCGCCGTGCACGAGCTGCGCTCCGTCGAGCGCGACATCACCGTCTTCTCGGAGCGCATGGCCGCGGAGCCGGACAACGCCACGCTGGCGGCCGACTTCGACCGCGCGCTCAGCCGCGCCGAGAACTCGGGCGTGTGGGAGCTCGACGCGCGCATCGCCACCGTGCTCGCCGGCCTCGGTCTGTCCAACGTCGCCCTGTCCACGCCGCTGGGCGAGATGTCGGGCGGTCAACGCCGCCGCTTCGCCCTTGCCGCCCTCCTGCTGCGCCCCGTCGACGCCATGGTCTTGGACGAGCCGACGAACCACCTCGACGACGAGGCCGTGGACTTCCTCGTCGACGAGCTGCGCGCGTTCGCCGGCCCGGTGCTCGTCGCCTCCCACGACCGCTACTTCCTGGACCAGGCCTGCGACGGGCTGGTGGACCTCGACCCCTCCCTCGGGCCCGAGGGGGGTTTCGGCGAAGGCACCCGCCAGGGCGCCCGCTTCACCGGCTCGTTCAGTGATTACCTCACGGCGCGGACGAAGCTGCGCGAGCGCTGGGCCAGTGACTACGCGGCCCAGGAGCACGAGCGCGCCCGCCTGGCCGCCGCGGCCGAGCAGGGCGCCGACGACATCTTCCACTCGCAGGCGAGCAAGTCCGAGACGCGCAGCTCGGCGAAGTTCTACGCCGACCGCGCCGCGAAAACCGTGGGCAACCGGCGCCGCTCTGCCGTAAGCCGGCTCGACGCGCTCGAGCGCGCCGAGATCCCGGCCCCGCCCGAGCCCCTAACCTTCCGGGGAGTTCCTCCGCATGCGGTGACGAGCCTGGGCCTGCCCGCGGTCGTGGCCACCCGCCTCAGCGTGCCCGGGCGTCTCGCGCCGCTGGACCTCAAAGTCCAGCCCGGCGAGCAGCTGCTGATCGAGGGGCCGAACGGCTCGGGCAAGTCCACCTTCCTGAAAATCCTCGACGGCGAGCTCACCGATTTCGCAGGCGAGCTCGTCATGCCCGAGGAGATGACCGTCGCCCGCCTGGAGCAGGACGACACCTGGGAAGATCTCTCGCGCACCGCGGAGGACGTCTTCGACTCCCTCGTCCCACCCGGCACCCCGACGCTGGTGGAGATGGGTCTGATGAGCGAGGAGCAGGCGGCGACCGCGCTGGGTGACCTCTCGCTGGGTCAGCGCCGCCGGGTCTCCCTCGGCGTCATCCTCGCCTCACCGCCGGACTTGCTGCTTCTCGACGAGCCCACCAACCACATCTCCCTCGTCCTCGCCGAGGAGCTGGAGACCGCGTTGCTGGACTTCGAGGGCACTGTGGTGATCACCAGCCACGACCGGTGGCTGCGCCGGCGCTGGCGCGACCGCATTGCCCGGGGAGATTCCCGGGCGCGGGTGGTCCGGCTCTCCACGCTGTGGGAGCAGGAGGAGTGGCGCGAGTAG
- a CDS encoding DUF6263 family protein → MFTQRRVPAVIAAALTAALALAGCSRAEPDPVADVPAFAVDSPAVTLVTPGDNPRVLEYADHAGDNGDEGPWGTTAAVYGGIDQSVHNASGLSPDAPAGGDVNRVTLPLSVTSRPAPAPGVGENPADRRVDLTVGPGTHSDLALGQEVATAEGFLMSWRAASSGRVDTLKLLAPPESSTTGRSIVESSLLSLMSASVVFPAEPVGVGGVWTVSSRVTGDTSMLRTTTYTVTGAEGDTVSLDVSVDERPTQPELTIDNEIAGDLDGATLTVENSSTTSEGSLTVDLRRPLPVSGRVSATTRVIYAGPRPEARVVQDITSAVEFGV, encoded by the coding sequence GTGTTTACTCAGCGCCGAGTCCCCGCCGTGATCGCGGCCGCCCTCACGGCGGCGCTCGCACTTGCCGGATGTTCCCGGGCCGAGCCCGACCCCGTGGCCGACGTCCCCGCGTTTGCCGTGGACTCCCCGGCGGTAACCCTGGTGACCCCCGGGGACAACCCCCGCGTGCTCGAGTACGCGGACCACGCCGGAGACAACGGGGACGAGGGGCCCTGGGGCACCACCGCCGCGGTGTACGGCGGGATCGATCAGTCCGTGCACAACGCCTCCGGCCTCTCGCCGGACGCGCCCGCAGGCGGAGACGTCAACCGCGTCACGCTGCCGCTGTCGGTAACATCCCGGCCCGCCCCCGCACCGGGCGTCGGAGAGAACCCCGCCGACCGCCGCGTTGATCTCACTGTCGGGCCCGGCACGCATTCCGACCTTGCCCTGGGACAGGAGGTCGCCACCGCGGAGGGGTTCCTCATGTCCTGGCGCGCCGCCTCCTCCGGACGCGTGGACACCCTCAAGCTGCTCGCCCCGCCGGAGTCCTCCACCACCGGGCGCAGCATCGTGGAGTCCTCACTGCTGTCGCTCATGTCCGCCTCCGTGGTCTTCCCCGCCGAGCCGGTGGGCGTGGGCGGGGTGTGGACCGTCTCCAGCCGGGTCACGGGAGACACGAGCATGCTGCGCACCACCACCTACACCGTCACCGGCGCCGAAGGCGACACCGTCAGCCTCGACGTGTCCGTCGACGAGCGCCCGACCCAGCCGGAGCTGACCATCGACAACGAGATCGCGGGCGACCTCGACGGCGCGACTTTGACCGTGGAGAATTCCTCGACCACCTCCGAGGGCTCGCTCACCGTCGACCTGCGGCGCCCCCTTCCGGTGAGCGGGCGCGTGTCCGCCACCACCCGCGTGATCTACGCGGGGCCGCGCCCGGAGGCCCGGGTGGTCCAGGACATCACCAGCGCCGTGGAGTTCGGGGTTTAG